The sequence below is a genomic window from Humulus lupulus chromosome 3, drHumLupu1.1, whole genome shotgun sequence.
GGTTAAAATTTGTAACTAGTCGTCTAAGTCCAGAGTTTCAAATagtgcatcaagaacaaaaagcacgtgcattactaatgaagtcaaggcatcgaacctcttgtagaggaatggctaatataagagaagatttggtaagtataattgatattatagtttaaataatggttgatattatcgcaacatataactataattatcttgtacaatgcagaaaaaagaacaaaatattcaaaatccagagaggtatcaagtttggcttagatcgcgtgaaaaaaataaagttcttgtgacAGAGCTAGACCGACAGATTGCCAAAAAGATAGTAAGTTTTTTAAGGTTTTAGAATcaatatattgtttttatttatataaactaatttaaccAAATAATATCTTGAGTAGAAGGACGTCAAAGAAAAATTGAGTTGTGGCGAAATTACAGCTCAGGgtcgagatgacatcttgactcaagcattagggacaccagaacacccaggtcgtgttcgagctggcgggtatgataatttataatagttgttttcttttaagaactatttagattggtttattgatggactttattgattttttttgtaggttcactacgaccgtttccaaaatgtttggaaaaaaacataaaacaatgactgCAAGAGAGGAGATTGCTCGACTAAAAGCagagattgaagagctaaaaagaaataaatttaggacagaagaggaattagctcaaaatAAGGAATATAATGAGGAAAACGATGAGTGTGGATACTACGGTGAAGGGCAATTtgatgagggacaatattatgagaatacaaatgatgagggacaatattatgagaatacaagtgatgaagtctatcgacctgcccccaacgcagatgatcattttcatcaaaccgaagactatccttttgatgaagatgatggatcatcaatttatgagtctccGCCACCACCGACCTATGAAGTTTATTTGTGTTctgataatattgacaatgtggtggctaagggtgtaatcattgtaccaaacatgggtagccAAATTACTGTCCACGGAAAtgtacttgatgattcagttgcgagggtttggcttagagatgtcttacaagaagaagctgagatccctattccctttggtaacgtacgatatgttggggacgcacgagacacattcctgccttggccaaaaaatttaattgtggcttgtcaggtataaaattatttgcttagatatttaaattttatttttaaatgggtacactatattgatatgtttaatgctattatgtagggtccatcttcatctaaacacaaatccctatcaccaagcccacatttatcaaCAGTTGGATCTCATGTAGTCATCCCTGCTGAAATAACTcaaccagaaccttcaaattggttaacagataaccaatgggacaaagttgatctgagtctaaaatttatagtgaatGAGTATTATTCCAATGaaggaatagatggggttgtacaagttctCGTTGACTCGGAGTTTATAGGAGAAcgcgaggctatcttcatcacttcggaagacgtttatcaagcagctttcatggataatattggatcctcagctatgctgtttggtatgaggtatgtattaatccgttatgtcattacaaactattagaggagtttgaatatattagatattcatccgtagtgaagtaagttgtgagatgaaattgtgtgagataacagaaggttgagaacatgtgtgtcttagtgaagtaggttctgcgaattttgtgtgctgcggtggcttatggttgagaacatgcatgttgtttgttgtatgttttgtctgaattgaatttataggttctaataattttggatatgctatagaaacagaggaaactctgcccaactttttttgacgatattaatttattaattgaaaatgtaatatgaatgattgattctctacagatgcatttgggaaagcatgcacccaaattcacgacaattatataaattttttgacaccgaacatctttctattggcaatgatgaaagtaaaaactatacggtggatcttatagccaaatggatgatgactatggatagacgaggccaaatatatttcattccttggattgttgagtaagaacgaactacttaaacattatcactactatggttgaattttaattttataataatcatattttattattattttagttgacattggatgttggtgctcgtgatgatgtgGGGGATGAtcataattttggaccctttaaaaaatcataaatctccaccaataattacgGAGGTTATGTGAAAGTAAGTTCTTTaattgtaatgtatgcattattaatttttaaaagttgagagcataatatgtatttaattaattttaatttttttatcgaGCATCacacaatgtttggaaaatgaatacatcggcacatttacaaaattgctgACAGGTTTttgtccaaaacaacctgaaagtcatgattgtggttattatgtactaagatacatttatgatcttgtaaatgcaccgaatccggcataagttatcaagaagaaaatatgttatattttaaactcctttttgcttaagaaaaactagatatagtatttaattatctaatctatattaacttttcaattttgcagtggtttgacaaaaagcaattcaatgtcaaagaggatctactaccactacaaagtgattggttagctagattaatgccatttgtttatgaaatctaaatttttgtatgtatgtaagattaaagtgctaacttatattggttagaatgattaaagtctttgattcattactagctaattattttgtattagatatgaaatgtatatataacaatttaacaaattacgttatactattgaaaataattatgtataattaaaattgaaaattattttttttattaaaaatgctgGGTTATAATtcgaaattgaatttttttttaatgagaagcacttttctctgcggttgtagtaagccaaccgcagaaaaaagagacttttctctgcggttgtaataagcAAACCGCAGAGAAATgtctcttttctccgcggtttgcttattacaaccgcagagaaaagtctctTTTCTCCacggttggcttactacaaccgcagagaaaagtgtagcttttctccgcggtttgcgtaacacttttctctgcggtcgaatacactgcacttttcaatactctcgaaaaccgcagtgtattgagtaaaaaaaccgcagagaaaagccttttttgtagtagtgtgcaAAGCCTCACGGCAGCGTACAACATAGACGACTGGTTGAGGCTTCTCGGTGGTGCATGAGAGTGCGAGCTTCGAGGGTCGGAGGTTTCGGGGGCCAATGGTTCCACCTGCGTGGCGCGTGTCAGAGATGGACGGCTGGAGGGTCATCGTCAGCAGGTGGAAATAGAGATTTgtcgaaagagagagagaaatggagATAGAGTGGCAGAGAGAaataacgagagagagagagagaggtcagATCAGTGGTGGGGCTTGTGTacagatagagagagaaaaatagttttttttaattaatttaaatatttatattcattttgtaatttaaaataaCCAAATATTATGACGTGAGATTAGCTTAGATGGCCACGTGAAACACAATTTATGAACTGGACAATCTATGCTGGCGTATAACAGCAAAAATTAACGAAGGTTGTCAATTTACTAACGGAAGATATAGTAGTTTTTGGAAATTTTGCGGTAAAAAAAAGAGCAGAGGGTTAATTAAGTATAAAATGTACAAAAAATGGGGTTTCATTAATTACTCTAAAATGCTCTATAAGGAACAGAAGTCCTTTGATTAGTAGTATAAACTCCAAAGGGCACTCTACTTTTGGAAATTACTAAGAAAAACATATGATATGATGACTAAAAAGAATATTAATTCCAAAAACAAGAATAGTAATCTGTGGACcaaccagaaaaaaaaaattgatggagcaaaaatttaaataattataccAATTATTATACATATGGCATATATACATAACATAAATAGAATTGTTAAGAATAATATAGTACTATAAATATATTACAGGTAAAAAAGTTAGCTAAAAAAATTCAGGAGCATAATGATGAATATTTAGACATAAAggactaaaaaaataaataacaaatacattaaaaatttaaaaaggaTTCAATGGGATGCTGCCCCCTAATAAGCCTATACTGGTCCACCTAGTGCAAGCAGCTAGCTGTGGAGTAGAATAAATAATCATACTTAAAAATGACGATTAATTAGATTATAACATTTTTTtcataatatatttaaataatattagttGGCATATATAGATTGTGATCATGCACAACCGTTTATAACTTCAATATAATATATTGACAAGAATCCTGAGAGAGACAAAACAACTTATAGAATTCTTCCCATAAATATTATACAAAAAAGTCTGTCAAAATCCAAATTGATCCCACACAGAAGTGTACTTACTAGCCAGTTATAATTGAAAAGCAAGAAATAAAATTGCTTCTGCATGAAACATAAACGACAAAACTTTAGTAAAGGCATATGAAGAATTTTAAAATGAGACAGAATATAAGAAACCCCATATCATAAGCTTTACTATGTATGTCCCTAGTACCACTTTATATATATGGTCTAAAACCCCAACGGAAGCAAGGTAGCCAAGGCAACAGAATTGAAGAAATCATCTTGAAGAGACCCCTTTATTCTCTTTTTGCATGCACTATATAAAGGGCCTAGAGTTAAACCAAAGCGGCAAACAAAACCACAAACAATATTCATTTCTAGCAGCTCATCCTTCTCTTTCTATTTTCAATACATTTTTTCTgactttttctaaaaaaattgtgTGTGAGAGCCAAATATGGATACGAAGATGTCAGGTATCATTGCTCCATCTCAGAGTAAGCAGATGGTCACAAATGGGGTGCCTAAACAAGTTCATCATcagccgcagcagcagcagcacAACCTTGGTGCTCGTGTCCTTGGAGAAACTGGCGCAGGGCGAGGGGCTCGTTTGCTTGGAGACGGTCGTTCCCACCGAACACATGGGGTGTCCGATGAGACTGAGTTGAGTAAGAGGATTCTTGCCACTCATGAAACTGATGAGCGTGGGATTCATGTCAAGTCTGTTCTCAGCATCATTGAAGTCATATTTTACCGTGCAACTGCCGACCTTCCTGGTTATTCACCGGTATATATTTACAAGTTATAACATGGTTTAATTTCTCTATCATCGTTTATTTTTAATGGATATAATATATATgatcattttattataattattattgagTTCTTGTTTTGAACACATAACAGGCTCCCTTAACAAAATCGTTGGACATTGTTGCACACGATGAGAAGGCCGTGCAATCTGCTGTTGAGCTCCATGACATGGTCGAACTCCCAGCCAGGATCGTCAGTGCAATTTCCTGCGAGgtcaatattaattaataatctcatacccaacatatataaatacaatatatatgtatataaatatatatggctAAACTTGGCTGTCCTTCATTTTGTGTTATTTCACAGATTTTCAGCAAGTGCTCAGCTGGAGTAGACGTGAACACAATAGTAATGGACATACTACAGTTGATCAAGCACTACAACTGGGATTCAAAGGTGTTGCTAGTCTTGGTAGCATTCGCCATCACATTTGGCGAGTTTCGGCTTGTTGTTCAGCTATATTCATCAAATCCACTGGCCAAAGCGATCGCTCTTCTCAAGCAACTGCCAGAAATATTGGAGCATGCTGCTGCTTTGAGACCAAAACTCGATGCTCTCTTTGCTCTGATTAATGAAATTCTTGACGTGACCAAGAAAATTGTTGAGTTTTATGACATTCCTAGAAGTGATTACTTCACTTCTGATTCCCCTGAAATTATAGCCGCCTCTTCTCACATCCCCACCGCTGTGTACTGGACCATCCGGAGCATAATTGTTGCAGCAACTCAAGTTTTGGCCCTCACTGGCATGGGAATCGAGTAAGTTATTATTACTAGTTACTTGAGCATTAATCTGAACAGCTTTCTTTCTTCAAGTCTTTATTGACAATCGATTTTACTTGTCTCAGGTACTTAACAGAGCCATGGGAGCTGTCATCCTTGGCTCATAAGCTCAACAACATAAAAGGGCATCTTATGGATCTAATTGAACGCTGTCATAGAGTTATCCGTGAGTAGTTATACCCTTTTCGAATTATGTGGATACTTATCATCACTACATATAACTAGTAAATTACAATAATACTGAATcgtataatacatatatatatatatttgtctgaTACAGAGAAGAGGAGGGAAGATGAATCTTTCGAGGCCCTTGGACGCATTTTCTCAATCACTCACATTGATAACACAAAGCCTCTTTCTGCTTTGTTCTACTACAACGATGGCCAGCCACCACTGTACGATTGCTACAGCAAGAGAAGGGTTACAACTGAAGAGTATAGGAGAAAGGTGGTAGCACTGTTCATTACAGATTTAGACCCTGAGCTCGCGCGTAGTACCGAATACTCAATCTTGCAACAAATGTACGTCGATAAGAGGCAAAGCGCAACAAGGGCCCAGAGTCAGTACGAGGTGATTTGGGTCCCCATTTCAGACTATTGGACTGATGAAAAATACAGATTGTTTGACACCATGAGAGACCAAATGGAGTGGCACTCCATTCACCACCCTTCGGTGGTGCCTTCAGTGGTCACCAGGTACGTCAAAGAGAAGTGGAACTTCGCTAAGAAACCTATGCTCGTAATTATGGACACACAAGGCAAAATCGCGCACCATAATGCTATCCACATGATGTGCATTTGGGGAAGCCTTGCTTTCCCTTTCTCAATGACCCAAGAAAAGTTACTATGGGACGACATGAGATGGTCCATTGAGCTCGTCGCTGACAACCTCGACCCAAATATGGGCATCTGGGTACGTTTCCTTTTAACTAATCAACTTGATCAATCATTATTTTCTCATTCTACTATATTTTCTCTCTTATATTTCTTCATCCAATATTGTCGTTATTTTTAGCTCCAAGACAACAGACACATATGCTTGTACGGAGGAGAAGACGTAAACTGGATCCGAAAGTTTACAAGGATTGCCAAAGATGTTGCTGTAGAATCCGGCATCACCTTGGAGTTGCTTTACGTGGGAAGGAGCAAACCCAAGGAGAGAACAATAAAGACCGTAATCGATGTAATCACCAAAGAGGGATTGAGCAGAACACTTGACTGGAATCTCATTTGGTATTTCTGGATGAGGCTAGAGAGCATGTGGCATTCCAAGGGTCAGCTAACCAAGCCCGAGGACGCAAAGAAGGACCCCATATTGTTGGGGATCATTGCAATGCTGAGCTATGGCTCCAGCGAGCAAGGGTGGGCCGTGATCAGCAAGGGTGTTGGTGAAATGGTTAAGAGCAATGGGGAACACTTGTTCAAGGTCCTAGCCGAGCACGGCCGGTGGAAGATGAGGGAGGAAGTGCTAGGGTTTGTGCCTGCTATGGGTGAGTACCTCAACCAGGTCCATCTTGAGGCCCCACACCACTGCACCAGCCTCATACTGCCTGCCACTGGAGCCATGCCTGAAACTGTGGCATGCTCTGAGTGTGGCCGCCTCATGGAAAGGTTCACCATGTTCCGCTGCTGTCTTGACTGATCGAGCTTGCAATATGTGATGGAGATCTTTCGAAAATGGGGACCTTAGTAAAGGCTACGGGGTTTGTTGTTTTTTAAAAGTACAAGTGTACTACTATTGCTTGTAGTTGCTTGcttattactactactattattaCTACGAATAATGAAAACATAGCCTATCTTAAGGTCCTCACAACTTTGTACCCATGAGGTTACTATtttgtgagttttttttttccaattgacgttatgtaattcacataaatgagaataataaatgTCATTGATTCGGCAATACTATGATGCGATAATATATCATATATTTAGTTAAAGAGATTAAGTTACTATTTTCATTACAATACTTCACTAAATTAAAGATAGAAGATGAAGGGTACTATATATATAGTAGAC
It includes:
- the LOC133822245 gene encoding protein SIEVE ELEMENT OCCLUSION B-like, which translates into the protein MDTKMSGIIAPSQSKQMVTNGVPKQVHHQPQQQQHNLGARVLGETGAGRGARLLGDGRSHRTHGVSDETELSKRILATHETDERGIHVKSVLSIIEVIFYRATADLPGYSPAPLTKSLDIVAHDEKAVQSAVELHDMVELPARIVSAISCEIFSKCSAGVDVNTIVMDILQLIKHYNWDSKVLLVLVAFAITFGEFRLVVQLYSSNPLAKAIALLKQLPEILEHAAALRPKLDALFALINEILDVTKKIVEFYDIPRSDYFTSDSPEIIAASSHIPTAVYWTIRSIIVAATQVLALTGMGIEYLTEPWELSSLAHKLNNIKGHLMDLIERCHRVIQKRREDESFEALGRIFSITHIDNTKPLSALFYYNDGQPPLYDCYSKRRVTTEEYRRKVVALFITDLDPELARSTEYSILQQMYVDKRQSATRAQSQYEVIWVPISDYWTDEKYRLFDTMRDQMEWHSIHHPSVVPSVVTRYVKEKWNFAKKPMLVIMDTQGKIAHHNAIHMMCIWGSLAFPFSMTQEKLLWDDMRWSIELVADNLDPNMGIWLQDNRHICLYGGEDVNWIRKFTRIAKDVAVESGITLELLYVGRSKPKERTIKTVIDVITKEGLSRTLDWNLIWYFWMRLESMWHSKGQLTKPEDAKKDPILLGIIAMLSYGSSEQGWAVISKGVGEMVKSNGEHLFKVLAEHGRWKMREEVLGFVPAMGEYLNQVHLEAPHHCTSLILPATGAMPETVACSECGRLMERFTMFRCCLD